GCCTGCCGCAGGGCCGCTTCGGCGTCGTTGAACGCCCGACGGTTCAGGGCCGCCTTGGCCCGCGTCAACGCGTCGGCCGACGCCTCCGCAGCCGGTTCGACGGCCGGCCCGGGCTCGACCCGGGGCGCGGGCCCGGCCCGGGCCTCGGCCCTGTCGGCCCGCATGAGGACTTCGGCGACGACCCGACGAAGGGCCTCGGGGGTGACCGGCTTGGGCACGAAATCGATGGCCCCCAGGCGCATCGCCCGGACGACGTTGGGCGCCTGGTCGTGGGCGCTCACGATCACCACGGGGACGTCCATCCCCGCGTCGCGGAGCCGTCGCAGGAATTCCATCCCGCCCATGCCGGGCATCTGGAGGTCGAGCAGGACCAGGTCGGCCGGCTGCTCCTTCAGCCAACGCAGGGCGCTCTCGGCGTCCTCGGCCGTCGACGGGGCGTACTCGTTCGAGACGAGCGCCGTGCGAAAGACGAGCCTGACGTTGGGCTCGTCCTCGACGATCAGGATGCGTCGCGAATCGCTCATCTCGGCCTCCCCTCCTCGTGCGACGCGGCGGGCAGGCGCACCGTAAAGGTGCTGCCTCGGCCCGGTTCGCTGGCGGCCTCGATGTGGCCGCTGTGCGCGGCGACGATCTCGCGTGCGATGGCCAGGCCCAGGCCGACCCCGCCGCCGACGCGCGAGCCCGGCACCCGGTAGAACCTCTCGAAGATCCTCGGCAGGTGGTCGGCCGGGATGCCCTCGCCCGTGTCGGTCACGGCGAATTCGACGGAGCCGTCGTCGGCCTCGGCCGCCACGCGGACCGAGCCGCCCCGGCCCGTGTGGTCCAGCGCGTTGCCGATCAGGTTGTCGAAGACGTGGTCGATCCGCTCGCGATCTACGAGCACCGGGGCGAGCCCGGGCGCGACGCGGCTTTCGAGGGAGATCCCCGCGTCCCGAGCCTTGGCCTCGTACCGCTCGACGGCCCGGCCCACCAGCTCGTCGGACGTCTCGGGCCGCAGGTCGAGCCGGACGCTCCCCTGTTCGATCCGAGCCAGGTCGAGGAGGTCGTTGAGCATCGCCAGCAGGCGGTCCGAATCCTGTCGCGCCGCCAGCAGCAGCTCGACCTGCTTCGGGTAGAGCGGGCCGACGGCCTCCTCCAGCAGGAGGTGGACGACCATCTGGATGCTGGTCAGCGGGGTCTTCAACTCGTGGCTGACGGTGGCGACCATGTCGCTCTTGAGCTGATCCACGAGGCGGAATCGGGTGACGTCCTGGAGGACCACGGCGGCGCCCAGGGGCCCCAGTTCGCCGCGGATCGCCAGGACGCGCGGCAGGAAGAACCGCTCCTGCCCGTCGTCGCGGAGGCAGAAGGCGAACTCCAGGCCGGTGGGCAGGTGGTCGGCGCCTCCCTTGAGCACCTCGAAGAGCGGGGCCCGGCACTGCGGCGGAGGGTTCCAGGGCTGCGGCTCGTCGCCCGCCGGCGGCAGGCCGAGCACCCGGCGCGCGGCCGGGTTGGCCCGCTCGACCTCCCCCGACGGATCGACGACCACGACCGGATCCGGGAACGAGTCGATCGTCGCCTGCGCCGTCTTCTGGGCGCGCAGGAGTTTCGAGGTCCCCGCCTCCTGGAACTCGCGGATGCG
The DNA window shown above is from Paludisphaera mucosa and carries:
- a CDS encoding sensor histidine kinase; its protein translation is MLTTLRSKLLLGIAPLLVAMFGMGLWAVVMFQRLGGDIDVILRENYRSVLASQRMKESLERMDSALLFAIGGQEERSREQFAQSRPAFEENLAIERGNVTLPGEGELADGLADLFARYLELTARFYDRPAADVATRTGFYFDQVLPVFDQIKDKADDVLDLNQANMEAMDRRARASAATSARWMVVLLCGSAAVATLVALLLTRSLLGPIRAVTQAARAMSRGDLEQVVPVLSRDESGELAETFNGMARRIREFQEAGTSKLLRAQKTAQATIDSFPDPVVVVDPSGEVERANPAARRVLGLPPAGDEPQPWNPPPQCRAPLFEVLKGGADHLPTGLEFAFCLRDDGQERFFLPRVLAIRGELGPLGAAVVLQDVTRFRLVDQLKSDMVATVSHELKTPLTSIQMVVHLLLEEAVGPLYPKQVELLLAARQDSDRLLAMLNDLLDLARIEQGSVRLDLRPETSDELVGRAVERYEAKARDAGISLESRVAPGLAPVLVDRERIDHVFDNLIGNALDHTGRGGSVRVAAEADDGSVEFAVTDTGEGIPADHLPRIFERFYRVPGSRVGGGVGLGLAIAREIVAAHSGHIEAASEPGRGSTFTVRLPAASHEEGRPR
- a CDS encoding response regulator, coding for MSDSRRILIVEDEPNVRLVFRTALVSNEYAPSTAEDAESALRWLKEQPADLVLLDLQMPGMGGMEFLRRLRDAGMDVPVVIVSAHDQAPNVVRAMRLGAIDFVPKPVTPEALRRVVAEVLMRADRAEARAGPAPRVEPGPAVEPAAEASADALTRAKAALNRRAFNDAEAALRQAVGVDPHCAEGHYLIGVLHELRDERHAAYSAYRAAVVADPEFEPARLHLMKYYDDKVM